From Propionispora vibrioides, the proteins below share one genomic window:
- the ddlA gene encoding D-alanine--D-alanine ligase, with protein sequence MRKINVGILFGGKSTEHEVSLQSAKNVIDAIDKQKYEVTLIGIDKSGRWYLNDRSHFLLNENDPKLIALNKSSINMMFVPGAEGAQAISPLGGGSASHIDVVFPVLHGACGEDGTMQGLLKLAGIPFVGAGVLGSAVGMDKDVAKRLLRDAGIPIAKFIVVHKWDQEGLTFSQVSGELGLPLFIKPANAGSSVGVSKVRNEEQFQAALAAAFQYDTKVLIEEFIEGREVECAVLGNEAPIASRVGEIKAQQEFYSYEAKYIDENGAVLEIPANLPEDVIKQIQTVAVKAFKVLCCEGMARVDFFLTKDNRAVINEINTIPGFTKISMYPKLWEISGIAYPDLIDRLIQLALERHANEKELKTDRV encoded by the coding sequence TTGCGTAAGATTAATGTGGGAATCTTATTCGGCGGCAAATCCACCGAACATGAGGTTTCATTGCAGTCGGCCAAGAACGTGATTGATGCAATTGACAAACAAAAATATGAGGTTACCCTGATTGGCATTGACAAGAGCGGACGCTGGTATTTGAATGACCGGTCGCATTTTTTATTAAATGAAAATGACCCCAAACTAATTGCTCTTAACAAGTCGTCCATAAACATGATGTTTGTGCCCGGTGCGGAAGGAGCGCAGGCCATCAGTCCGCTGGGCGGCGGTTCGGCAAGCCATATTGACGTTGTGTTTCCGGTACTGCACGGAGCCTGCGGCGAAGACGGCACCATGCAGGGGCTTTTGAAGCTGGCCGGTATTCCTTTTGTTGGGGCCGGGGTTTTAGGGTCGGCTGTCGGCATGGATAAGGATGTTGCCAAACGGCTATTGCGGGATGCCGGAATTCCCATCGCCAAGTTTATCGTCGTACATAAATGGGACCAGGAAGGCTTAACATTCAGCCAGGTGAGCGGTGAACTGGGCCTGCCGCTGTTCATCAAGCCGGCCAATGCCGGTTCGTCGGTTGGCGTAAGCAAGGTAAGAAACGAAGAACAGTTCCAGGCGGCACTGGCTGCGGCCTTCCAGTATGACACCAAGGTACTGATTGAAGAATTTATTGAAGGCCGGGAAGTGGAATGCGCCGTATTAGGCAATGAAGCGCCGATTGCTTCCCGTGTTGGCGAGATCAAAGCTCAGCAGGAATTCTACTCGTATGAGGCCAAATACATTGACGAAAATGGGGCGGTTCTGGAAATCCCGGCTAACCTGCCGGAAGACGTGATTAAGCAGATCCAAACCGTCGCCGTAAAAGCCTTTAAGGTTCTCTGCTGTGAAGGGATGGCCCGCGTGGACTTTTTCCTGACCAAAGATAACCGGGCAGTCATTAATGAGATCAACACCATCCCCGGCTTTACCAAAATCAGCATGTATCCCAAACTGTGGGAAATCAGCGGCATAGCCTATCCGGATTTAATCGACCGCCTGATCCAGTTGGCGCTGGAGCGCCATGCCAATGAAAAGGAACTCAAGACCGACCGGGTGTAA